In Kordia antarctica, the following proteins share a genomic window:
- a CDS encoding SRPBCC family protein — MKILKYVLLLLLVLIVAGAIFIATRANDYDVVRSKVIKAPITTVFNNINDYKNWEAWGPWMEEDSTIVVTYNEQTSGVGANYSWTSDNGPGKMKTVSLTQNKSIEQEMQFGDYEPTDVYWTFEEVEEGTKVSWGMKSDKTAFVFKMFAVMGGGMDKMLGDMEEKGLNSIEREVLAELEKNPPKQFRLSEVTQQQLTAKKFIGFHQKTTTDAVMEDMSKLFMEFMPKAGMYAAKNKLESYTPGSLFIKWDEETKEAEFYIGLLVDAETKLPKEKGMIVTKIPAGNSVKISKYGPYGVGDYEAHTMIGTYIGKNNLTQNGPIWELYVNDPMNVKPENVQTDIYYPVK, encoded by the coding sequence ATGAAAATTCTAAAGTATGTACTACTATTACTACTTGTACTTATTGTTGCTGGAGCTATTTTTATAGCAACAAGAGCAAATGATTATGATGTTGTAAGAAGTAAAGTGATTAAAGCTCCTATTACTACCGTTTTTAATAATATTAATGATTATAAAAATTGGGAAGCTTGGGGACCTTGGATGGAAGAAGATTCTACCATTGTAGTAACGTATAACGAACAAACATCTGGTGTTGGCGCTAATTATTCATGGACAAGTGATAATGGACCAGGAAAGATGAAAACGGTAAGTCTGACACAAAACAAATCTATTGAACAAGAAATGCAATTTGGTGATTATGAACCAACTGATGTCTATTGGACATTTGAAGAAGTTGAAGAAGGAACGAAAGTAAGTTGGGGAATGAAAAGTGATAAAACTGCTTTTGTTTTCAAAATGTTTGCTGTGATGGGCGGCGGAATGGACAAAATGTTGGGCGATATGGAAGAGAAAGGACTCAATAGTATTGAACGTGAAGTGCTAGCCGAACTTGAAAAAAATCCTCCAAAACAATTCCGATTAAGCGAAGTAACACAACAACAATTAACCGCGAAGAAATTTATTGGGTTTCATCAAAAAACGACTACGGATGCTGTCATGGAAGATATGTCGAAGTTGTTTATGGAATTTATGCCAAAAGCCGGAATGTACGCCGCTAAAAATAAACTAGAAAGCTATACACCTGGTTCTTTATTTATAAAATGGGATGAAGAAACTAAAGAAGCCGAATTCTACATTGGTCTTTTAGTTGATGCTGAAACTAAGCTTCCTAAAGAAAAAGGAATGATCGTAACTAAAATTCCTGCTGGAAATTCTGTGAAGATTTCAAAATATGGACCTTATGGAGTTGGAGACTATGAAGCACATACTATGATTGGAACATATATAGGAAAAAACAATCTGACACAAAATGGTCCAATTTGGGAACTATATGTAAATGATCCTATGAATGTAAAACCTGAAAATGTACAAACAGATATTTATTATCCTGTGAAATAA
- the crcB gene encoding fluoride efflux transporter CrcB, with translation MKQLLLVFLGGGFGSALRFLLGKYLNNAGAGIPYGTFAANVLGSLLIGIILGLAAKNEAISEQHTLLLATGFCGGFTTFSTFAYENHVLLKSGDFTTFFLYTIASFVIGFAAVFLGLYVVKYF, from the coding sequence ATGAAACAACTCTTATTAGTGTTCCTTGGCGGCGGATTTGGAAGTGCATTGCGCTTTCTATTGGGCAAATATCTTAACAATGCTGGAGCTGGAATTCCGTATGGAACATTTGCAGCTAATGTTTTAGGAAGTTTGTTAATTGGAATCATTTTAGGATTGGCTGCCAAAAACGAAGCTATTAGTGAACAACATACGTTATTACTTGCCACAGGATTTTGTGGTGGTTTTACAACATTCTCCACATTTGCCTACGAAAATCATGTCTTATTAAAATCAGGCGATTTCACAACTTTTTTCCTTTATACGATTGCTAGCTTTGTAATTGGTTTTGCAGCTGTATTTTTAGGGTTGTATGTGGTAAAGTATTTTTAA
- a CDS encoding DUF1684 domain-containing protein codes for MKNTFLILCVLVMNVSCSQEKTALIGETEFQRELNAEYKDASTSPLKPKDLKTFNALAFFPVNDTFKVTASFKLTPDSKPFKMKTSTARTPIYKCYGIATFKLNGKEYSLEIYKNQDPNQDPKYKDDLFLPFTDETNGFASYGGGRYIDLTIPAGNTIEINFNNAYNPYCAYSDRYSCPVPPRVNFLKTEINAGVKAFEKH; via the coding sequence ATGAAAAATACCTTTCTGATACTCTGTGTTTTAGTAATGAATGTGAGCTGTTCACAAGAAAAAACAGCACTTATAGGAGAAACTGAATTTCAGCGAGAATTGAATGCGGAATATAAAGATGCTTCTACATCACCTTTGAAGCCAAAAGATTTGAAAACCTTTAATGCATTAGCGTTTTTCCCAGTAAACGACACTTTCAAAGTAACGGCAAGTTTCAAGCTGACACCAGATTCAAAGCCTTTCAAAATGAAGACTTCTACTGCACGAACACCAATTTATAAGTGTTACGGAATTGCAACTTTCAAACTTAATGGAAAAGAATATTCATTAGAAATCTATAAAAATCAAGACCCAAATCAAGACCCAAAATACAAAGACGATTTGTTTTTACCATTTACAGATGAAACGAATGGATTTGCAAGTTACGGCGGCGGACGTTATATTGATTTAACTATTCCGGCAGGAAATACCATCGAAATTAATTTCAACAACGCATACAATCCATATTGCGCGTACAGCGATCGATATTCGTGTCCTGTTCCGCCAAGAGTCAACTTTTTAAAGACGGAAATTAATGCAGGTGTGAAGGCTTTTGAGAAACACTAA
- a CDS encoding MDR family MFS transporter yields MKKMYANYIDSFRGLSKEIWFLALISLVNRAGTMVIPFLSLYITKELEFSESDAGSILAFFGIGSLFGSFLGGKLVDKIGFYKIMIISLFITGFAFIGLQYVTSFWGLCFAILGLMTIADMFRPALFVSLKAYSKPENQTRSLALIRLAINLGMGIGPTLAGLIIVSKGYNMLFWIDGITCIVAIFIFYLLVKEKKRPPIAENVAVIALEKNAVYKDKSYWVFIAICFFIGMAFFQLIITMPIYQNVEFNLTEFDTGLIMFINVAIIVVFEMPFINYLERLKVSNTKMIIYASLLFGLSFYVLVCNFWIGILIVNIVVITLAEMIGFPYTNSYAIKRAKEGLEGSYMALYAMAFSLAHIFSSKSGLEIVANFGHQVNWFVTGTYGIIAMVLSMWLHNRTKKGI; encoded by the coding sequence ATGAAAAAAATGTATGCCAATTACATTGATTCATTCAGAGGATTATCAAAAGAAATATGGTTTCTAGCTTTAATTTCACTTGTAAATAGAGCAGGAACAATGGTCATTCCATTTTTATCATTGTATATAACCAAAGAATTGGAATTCAGCGAAAGCGATGCAGGATCTATTCTTGCCTTTTTTGGAATCGGATCGCTATTCGGATCATTTTTAGGTGGAAAATTAGTAGATAAGATTGGGTTTTATAAAATAATGATTATCAGTCTATTTATCACAGGATTTGCCTTTATAGGCTTACAATACGTAACTTCATTTTGGGGATTGTGCTTTGCAATCTTAGGACTTATGACAATTGCCGATATGTTTCGTCCTGCACTTTTTGTTTCGCTCAAAGCGTATAGCAAACCTGAAAATCAAACACGTTCATTGGCGTTGATTCGTTTGGCTATTAATTTAGGAATGGGAATTGGACCAACATTAGCAGGTTTAATTATTGTCTCAAAAGGATATAATATGTTGTTTTGGATAGATGGTATTACGTGTATTGTTGCAATTTTTATTTTTTACTTGTTAGTGAAAGAAAAGAAACGTCCGCCAATTGCTGAAAATGTTGCTGTAATTGCATTAGAAAAAAACGCAGTTTACAAAGATAAAAGTTACTGGGTTTTTATAGCAATTTGCTTTTTTATAGGAATGGCTTTTTTCCAATTGATTATCACAATGCCAATTTATCAAAATGTAGAGTTTAACTTGACAGAGTTTGATACAGGATTAATTATGTTCATCAATGTTGCGATTATTGTCGTGTTTGAAATGCCTTTTATTAATTATTTAGAACGATTAAAAGTCTCTAATACAAAGATGATTATATATGCTTCATTATTATTTGGATTGAGTTTTTATGTACTTGTATGTAATTTCTGGATAGGAATTTTAATCGTTAATATTGTCGTTATCACCTTGGCAGAAATGATCGGATTTCCGTATACAAATTCATATGCAATTAAAAGAGCAAAAGAAGGTTTGGAAGGAAGTTATATGGCGTTGTACGCGATGGCATTCTCGTTGGCACATATTTTTAGTTCAAAATCTGGATTAGAAATTGTGGCAAATTTTGGACATCAAGTCAATTGGTTTGTCACAGGAACATACGGAATTATCGCGATGGTATTATCAATGTGGTTACACAATCGAACTAAAAAAGGAATCTAA
- a CDS encoding VOC family protein, whose protein sequence is MNLNQVTISSTNVANATEFYKKLGLRLIVEALPRYVRFECPDGEATFSIHHVEKMSESNNITLYFEDENLDATVKELQTKGIKFTSEPEDKSWKWREAHLNDLDENKLILFKAGEDRKNPPWRVS, encoded by the coding sequence ATGAATTTAAATCAAGTTACTATTTCGTCTACAAATGTTGCCAACGCAACTGAATTTTACAAAAAACTAGGATTGCGTCTTATTGTAGAAGCACTTCCTAGATATGTTCGGTTTGAATGTCCTGATGGAGAAGCCACATTTTCGATTCATCATGTAGAAAAAATGTCTGAAAGCAACAATATTACGCTTTATTTTGAAGATGAAAATTTAGACGCAACAGTCAAAGAATTACAAACAAAAGGAATTAAATTTACAAGTGAGCCTGAAGACAAATCGTGGAAATGGCGTGAAGCACATTTGAACGATTTAGATGAAAATAAATTGATTCTTTTTAAAGCTGGAGAAGACAGGAAGAATCCGCCGTGGCGAGTTTCTTAA